One genomic region from Salvia hispanica cultivar TCC Black 2014 chromosome 2, UniMelb_Shisp_WGS_1.0, whole genome shotgun sequence encodes:
- the LOC125208402 gene encoding protein LIFEGUARD 2-like, which produces MWGYDKYDVESGSQPLYPMMLESPELRWSFIRKIYSIVSIQLLLTIAVASVVVTVHPISNFFATTTTGLVLYILLVITPFIVLCPLYSYYRSHPLNYILLAVFTVSLAFAVGLSCSYTNGKVILEAFVLTAVVVVSLTLYTFWAARRGYDFNFLGPFLFGAIIILMLFGIIQIFFPMGKISTMIYGGLGAIIFCGYIVYDTDNLIKRYGYDEYIWASIALYLDVINLFLSLLSVFRAADS; this is translated from the exons ATGTGGGGCTACGATAAGTATGACGTGGAATCAGGCAGCCAGCCTCTCTACCCGATGATGCTGGAGAGCCCGGAGCTCCGCTGGTCGTTCATTCGCAAAATCTATTCGATTGTCAGTATTCAGCTGCTTCTCACCATTGCCGTCGCCTCCGTTGTCGTCACTGTCCACCCGATTTCGAATTTCTTTGCCACCACTACGACCGGGCTGGTTCTCTACATTTTGCTTGTGATCACGCCTTTCATTG TGTTGTGCCCGCTATATTCGTATTACCGGAGCCATCCATTGAACTATATACTGCTCGCCGTGTTCACGGTGTCACTCGCATTCGCAGTCGGACTCTCTTGTTCTTACACCaatg GGAAAGTTATCCTGGAAGCTTTTGTCTTGACTGCAGTCGTGGTCGTTAGTCTAACTCTCTACACATTCTGGGCGGCCAGAAGAGGTTACGATTTTAATTTCCTTGGACCCTTCCTGTTCGGAGCTATCATCATACTTATGCTGTTTGGAATAATTCAG ATATTTTTCCCAATGGGCAAAATAAGCACAATGATCTATGGTGGGCTTGGAGCTATAATATTCTGTGGATACATAGTCTATGACACCGACAATCTAATCAAACGATATGGGTATGATGAGTATATCTGGGCTTCTATTGCGCTTTACCTAGATGTCATCAATCTCTTCCTATCTCTACTCTCAGTGTTCAGAGCTGCAGATTCGTAG